The Bubalus bubalis isolate 160015118507 breed Murrah chromosome 16, NDDB_SH_1, whole genome shotgun sequence genome window below encodes:
- the UBE2L6 gene encoding ubiquitin/ISG15-conjugating enzyme E2 L6: MTASKRVAKELEDLQKELPKYLRNLCSEEDNVLVWHALLLPERPPYNLKAFRLCISFPREYPFQPPMVKFTTRIYHPNVDRDGRVCLPIISKKNWKASTRTCQVLEALNMLVNQPEPGEPVRLELAEQLTQDPELFDQTAQEFTLRFGVDRPS, from the exons ATGACGGCGAGCAAGCGGGTGGCGAAG GAGCTGGAAGACCTGCAGAAGGAGCTTCCCAAGTACCTGCGGAACCTGTGCAGCGAGGAGGACAACGTGCTGGTGTGGCACGCGCTCCTGCTGCCT GAGAGGCCACCCTACAACCTCAAGGCCTTCAGGCTGTGCATCAGCTTCCCCAGGGAGTACCCGTTCCAGCCCCCGATGGTGAAATTCACCACCAGGATCTACCACCCCAACGTGGATAGGGACGGGAGGGTGTGCCTGCCCATCATCAGCAAGAAGAACTGGAAAGCCAGCACCAGGACCTGCCAAG TCTTGGAGGCCCTCAACATGCTGGTGAATCAACCGGAGCCGGGAGAGCCCGTTCGGCTGGAGCTCGCGGAGCAGCTGACACAGGACCCAGAGCTGTTTGACCAGACAGCCCAAGAGTTCACCCTCCGGTTTGGAGTGGACCGGCCCTCCTAA